Proteins encoded in a region of the Triticum dicoccoides isolate Atlit2015 ecotype Zavitan chromosome 3A, WEW_v2.0, whole genome shotgun sequence genome:
- the LOC119272320 gene encoding formin-like protein 6, with product MTCVTSVRYSVNFNGAILDSFAPSRGLRQSDPVSPYLFLFVADGLSALINQSIEDERRDVNLPNSQPVHTKKTRPPSPTRRLISTSSCHSPPRPPPSCSTAAPAALRCGHTRNQGRRRPPPASRAAASHQQLAPPPSPCYCRTHRSTPQPPPLSSVRPRPPAHRCPDHLRVAARRRPGSLRTAGPDHLGAAAAPLISLYTVGLDQLRAAATPRSKLEVHYMSISRAPPPEPLPESPDVA from the exons ATGACATGTGTGACCTCGGTTAGATACTCTGTAAATTTCAATGGAGCTATCTTGGATTCGTTTGCACCATCGCGTGGTCTTCGGCAAAGTGATCCAGTATCCCCTTATTTGTTCCTATTTGTTGCTGATGGCCTCTCTGCACTTATCAATCAGAGCATTGAGGATGAAAG GCGCGACGTGAATCTCCCGAACTCCCAACCGGTGCATACTAAAAAAACCCGTCCCCCATCTCCCACGCGCCGCCTGATCTCCACCTCCAGTTGCCACTCGCCGCCGCGACCCCCGCCCTCCTGCAGCACCGCGGCCCCCGCTGCCCTACGCTGCGGCCACACCAGGAACCAGGGCCGTCGCCGCCCCCCACCAGCatcccgcgccgccgccagccaccaACAACTCGCGCCGCCGCCCTCCCCATGCTACTGCCGAACTCACCGCTCCACGCCCCAACCGCCGCCCCTATCGTCCGTCCGACCGCGACCACCTGCACACCGCTGCCCCGACCACCTGCGCGTCGCTGCCCGCCGCCGGCCTGGATCCTTGCGCACCGCCGGCCCCGACCACCTGGGCGCTGCCGCGGCGCCGCTCATCTCCCTGTACACCGTCGGCCTTGACCAGTTGCGCGCCGCCGCAACACCAAGATCCAAGTTGGAGGTCCACTACATGTCCATCTCCCGTGCTCCTCCCCCCGAGCCTCTTCCCGAATCACC AGACGTCGCATGA